A window of the Capricornis sumatraensis isolate serow.1 chromosome 9, serow.2, whole genome shotgun sequence genome harbors these coding sequences:
- the NR2C2AP gene encoding nuclear receptor 2C2-associated protein has product MTHSLVCPETVSRVSSVLNRNTRQFGKKHLFDQDEETCWNSDQGPSQWVTLEFPQCICVSQLQIQFQGGFSSRQGRLEGSLGREALSKIVDFYPEDNNSLQTFPVPPAEVDRLKVTFEDTTDFFGRVVIYHLRVLGKKV; this is encoded by the exons ATGACCCACTCTTTGGTTTGTCCAGAGACAGTGAGCAG GGTGAGTTCGGTGCTGAATCGGAACACCAGGCAGTTTGGCAAGAAGCATCTGTTCGACCAGGACGAGGAGACTTGTTGGAACTCGGACCAG GGTCCTTCCCAGTGGGTAACACTGGAGTTTCCCCAGTGCATCTGTGTCTCCCAGCTGCAGATCCAGTTCCAGGGGGGCTTCTCCAGTCGCCAGGGCCGCCTGGAAG GTTCTCTGGGGAGAGAGGCTCTTAGCAAGATTGTGGATTTTTACCCTGAGGACAACAACTCACTTCAG ACCTTCCCAGTGCCACCTGCTGAGGTGGACCGGCTGAAGGTGACGTTTGAGGACACCACTGATTTCTTTGGCCGAGTGGTCATCTATCACCTACGTGTGCTAGGGAAGAAGGTGTGA